A single genomic interval of Paralichthys olivaceus isolate ysfri-2021 chromosome 7, ASM2471397v2, whole genome shotgun sequence harbors:
- the nfat5a gene encoding nuclear factor of activated T-cells 5a isoform X2 encodes MPSFVGIRTLRFRKFMIQHEGRPKEEAQESVYDLLPKELQLQPSSTQTEPPTMSQKSGGEPGPPPTAALASDASSSTSNPSASSSLAMGVPSTGPSTSTSDHLKVPQHLQSTGGEGAGASEMQGVGGAVSGPNRGGSGPNTASGDIGSGVSGLGVQQPQNTPSKRRPVLSISPPPEDLFDDSQMSCQEEPTVSGPTGPDSEHSSSMWADDSVSNFSLISSVSYNDNTEVPRKSRKRTPRQRPGPKPAPPEDSMDVFDADSAKAPHFVLSQLGTDKTSAIGSSLESGTAVKGGSLSTQFPQRSDGKELKILVQPETQHRARYLTEGSRGSVKDRTQQGFPTVKLEGVNDPVVLQVFVANDAGRVKPHGFYQACRVTGRNTTACKEVDIEGTIVIEIPLEPSSDMTLAVDCVGILKLRNADVEARIGVAGSKKKSTRARLAFRVSIPQPDGSTLTLQVPSSPILCTQPAGVPEILKKSLHSCSVRGGEEVFIIGKNFLKGTKVIFQENIADDNSWQAEAKIDMDLFHQNHLIVTAPPFHNQSITSPVSVGIFVMTNAGRSHEAQPFTYTPESADNSNAQTVKTEGPSLVKTCMFDGQIKSMSSEQTDCSGQHSKRQEDTPMEVSSNPPPTDVFKQSPDPLVSVQQTQLSSSPHPGGESFQSPMPLQSEDVELSQAPPVFPSLESLNTIQKQEIAPTTSFPVSGDTTIPPVTPDVPQQFLRDPQDNLPPENSNNSGGVVVVAMPQISTPSQPQPQQSQVPMFPQEGVAQLERAVRELQAGGNTTLQQVFEAAVAQQQLNSVLYSPTPSADSLQQHVQENMNSLRLGNTDNTLSTQQQLQMQQQQQMQQQQQQMQQQQMQQQQQQIQQQFQQHQQLQQQQQILGNLQHQQQQQHLQQQQQVLGNMQMQQQLILQPQDQLQQQQQQLIENIQQQQQLQQNQQQQVLNNIQLQDQQQQVLNNIQLQDQQQQVLNNIQLQDQQQQNQILTNLQQHQLQQQQQQLQQQQQQQQQQQQQNQALSNLQQQQQLQEQQVLENLQQQLQAELLQPQIHSNQQVQQPVSLLQRAGELLTIQTNFPTQPPSHTSPPQQLFQSPRPLAETQGSQQQVQAALLQNTLTVLTSGSLNSEQQSTGSALYLSPNPPQQQQQPQLAFISSMKTSTSQPQSVTMFQNQPQAQLSQMQQQSTPMEEQQSAQQNQQQLPMGQQGSLFQSISNHSQANPVPQNQLSQPQQTGLLLCTTDLNPQAIPPTILFSTQTQGPSPIGSISVGIPQPDPAEPMSFQDQSSSGNNSTSNENQQQSLFQEQQPMQVGPSSSSVPSNQPVELFLPQTSLSGLQSTISSQELNNQAPAPGTTIFVVQGGVGVVASPGQQPPEQLFQTTVGGNVAPQGQANLFVFGIQNDSPQLLNSSGSTLPAQSQSQNSSHMQPLLDQPMAQAASPMQAPMHSSLQNTLQAQMQSSLENAMQTSLQNAMQTNTQNALQSSLQANIETSLPTPMQTNLQMEIQSSLQNQLQASLSVSSNMDKIEDLLESLQK; translated from the exons ATGCCAGCTCTTCCACCTCCAACccttctgcctcttcctccctgGCCATGGGAGTGCCATCCACTGGCCCCTCTACCTCAACCTCAGACCATCTCAAGGTTCCACAGCATCTCCAGTCcactggaggagaaggagctggagcTTCAGAGATGCAAGGTGTGGGGGGTGCTGTATCTGGCCCCAACAGAGGCGGCAGTGGGCCAAACACTGCTTCAGGAGACATAGGGTCAGGAGTGTCAGGGCTAGGAGTCCAGCAGCCTCAGAACACCCCATCAAAACGGAGACCTGTTTTGAGCATATCCCCACCACCTGAGGACCTATTTGACGACAGCCAGATGTCTTGTCAAGAGGAGCCTACTGTATCTGGTCCAACGGGTCCAGACTCAGAACATAGCAGCAGCATGTGGGCTGATGACTCAGTCTCCAACTTCAGCTTGATCAGCTCTGTCTCCTACAATGACAACACCGAGGTACCACGCAAATCCAGAAAACGCACCCCTCGCCAGCGGCCTGGCCCAAAGCCTGCCCCTCCAGAGGACAGCATGGATGTGTTTGATGCCGACAGCGCCAAGGCCCCTCACTTTGTCCTATCCCAGCTTGGCACAGACAAGACCAGTGCAATAGGCAG CTCTCTTGAGTCAGGGACCGCAGTGAAGGGTGGGTCACTGTCCACTCAGTTCCCCCAGAGGAGTGATGGGAAGGAGTTGAagatcctggtgcagccagagaCCCAGCACAGAGCTCGTTATCTGACTGAGGGCAGCAGAGGCTCTGTCAAAGACCGGACACAGCAGGGATTCCCCACTGTCAAG TTGGAGGGTGTGAATGATCCAGTTGTGCTGCAGGTGTTTGTAGCAAATGATGCAGGCAGAGTGAAGCCTCACGGTTTCTACCAGGCTTGCAGAGTGACTGGACGCAACACCACTGCCTGCAAGGAGGTGGACATAGAGGGCACCATTGTTATTGAGATCCCTTTGGAGCCTAGCAGTGATATGACACTTGC GGTGGACTGTGTAGGAATTTTGAAGCTGCGTAATGCAGATGTGGAGGCCCGTATTGGTGTTGCAGGATCAAAGAAAAAGAGCACCCGTGCCAGGCTGGCTTTCAGGGTCAGCATCCCCCAACCTGATGGATCCACCCTCACCCTACAGGTCCCTTCATCACCAATCCTCTGCA CCCAGCCCGCAGGGGTGCCAGAGATCCTGAAGAAGAGTcttcacagctgctcagtgagaggaggagaggaagtttTTATCATTGGAAAGAACTTCCTTAAAGGAACCAAAGTTATTTTCCAGGAGAACATTGCAG ATGATAATTCCTGGCAAGCCGAGGCAAAGATTGACATGGACCTTTTCCATCAG AACCATTTGATAGTGACCGCCCCTCCGTTCCACAACCAGTCAATCACTTCTCCAGTGTCTGTGGGAATCTTTGTGATGACCAATGCTGGTAGATCGCATGAAGCCCAGCCCTTCACCTACACTCCAGAATCAG CTGATAACTCCAATGCCCAGACGGTAAAAACAGAGGGACCCTCTTTAGTCAAGACATGTATGTTTGATGGCCAGATAAAATCTATGTCATCTGAGCAAACCGACTGCTCTGGTCAGCATTCCAAACGCCAGGAGGACACACCAATGGAAGTGTCCAGCAATCCACCACCCACGGATGTCTTTAAG CAATCCCCTGACCCTCTTGTCTCAGTGCAGCAGACCCAGCTTAGCTCCAGTCCCCATCCAGGAGGGGAGTCCTTTCAGAGTCCAATGCCCCTACAGTCTGAAGATGTGGAGCTTTCCCAGGCACCCCCTGTTTTCCCCAGCCTAGAGTCTCTAAATACCATACAGAAGCAAGAAATTGCCCCCACAACCTCCTTCCCAGTGTCAGGAGACACCACAATCCCCCCTGTGACACCAGACGTCCCTCAGCAATTCCTCAGAGACCCTCAGGACAACCTGCCACCTGAGAATTCCAACAATAGTGGaggggttgttgttgttgccatgccCCAAATATCAACTCCatctcagccacagccacaacAATCACAGGTTCCCATGTTCCCCCAGGAAGGGGTGGCCCAGCTAGAGAGGGCAGTAAGGGAGCTCCAAGCCGGAGGTAACACCACACTCCAGCAGGTGTTTGAGGCGGCTGTAGCCCAGCAGCAACTAAACTCAGTGCTTTATAGCCCCACACCCTCCGCAGATTCTCTTCAACAGCATGTCCAAGAAAATATGAACAGCCTTAGATTAGGAAACACGGATAATACACTGTCTACACAGCAACAGCTACAGatgcaacagcaacagcaaatgcaacagcagcagcagcaaatgcaacagcagcaaatgcaacagcagcaacaacaaatacagcaaCAGTTTCAACAGCATCAACAACTtcagcaacaacagcaaatCCTTGGTAACCTTCAGcatcaacaacagcaacaacatctacagcagcaacagcaagtCCTTGGCAACATGCAGATGCAACAGCAACTAATATTACAGCCACAGGACCaactgcaacagcagcagcagcagctcatagAGAACattcaacagcagcaacagttgCAACAGAATCAGCAACAACAAGTCCTTAACAACATCCAACTACAAGATCAGCAACAGCAAGTCCTTAACAACATCCAACTACAAGATCAGCAACAGCAAGTCCTTAACAACATCCAACTTCAGGATCAGCAACAGCAAAATCAAATACTTACCAATTTACAACAACATCAgcttcaacagcagcagcagcagctacaacagcagcagcagcagcagcagcagcaacaacagcaaaatCAAGCATTGAGCAActtgcagcagcaacagcaactaCAAGAGCAGCAGGTCTTGGAgaatttacagcagcagcttcaggctgAGTTGCTCCAGCCACAGATCCACTCCAACCAGCAAGTACAGCAGCCAGTGTCGCTCCTTCAACGGGCTGGAGAGCTGCTCACCATTCAGACCAACTTCCCAACACAGCCTCCATCCCACACATCCCCCCCACAACAGCTCTTCCAATCACCCAGGCCCCTTGCAGAGACCCAGGGCTCCCAACAGCAGGTCCAGGCTGCCCTGCTCCAGAATACACTGACTGTCCTGACGAGTGGCAGTCTCAACTCAGAGCAGCAGTCGACTGGGTCAGCTCTTTACCTGTCCCCAAACCCTcctcaacaacagcaacaaccgCAGCTGGCATTCATCTCGTCCATGAAAACGTCTACAAGCCAGCCCCAGTCTGTTACAATGTTTCAGAACCAACCCCAAGCTCAACTGTCCCAAATGCAGCAACAGAGCACCCCCATGGAGGAGCAGCAGTCTGCACAGCAGAACCAACAACAGCTACCAATGGGCCAGCAGGGTTCCTTGTTCCAAAGTATTTCAAACCACTCACAGGCTAACCCTGTCCCACAGAACCAACTTTCCCAACCCCAGCAGACGGGTCTGCTCCTCTGCACGACAGATCTTAACCCGCAGGCTATTCCCCCAACTATTCTCTTCAGCACCCAGACCCAAGGCCCTTCCCCTATTGGGAGCATTAGTGTTGGAATCCCTCAGCCAGACCCAGCTGAGCCCATGTCATTCCAAGACCAGAGCTCTTCAGGCAACAACTCAACATCCAATGAGAACCAACAGCAAAGCTTATTCCAGGAGCAGCAGCCAATGCAAGTAGGCCCAAGCTCCAGCAGCGTCCCAAGCAATCAACCTGTAGAGCTGTTTCTACCGCAGACATCTCTGTCTGGCCTGCAGAGCACTATAAGCTCACAGGAGCTAAACAACCAGGCTCCAGCCCCTGGCACAACCATCTTTGTTGTTCAAGGTGGTGTGGGCGTTGTAGCCAGCCCTGGACAGCAGCCACCAGAGCAGCTTTTCCAGACAACTGTGGGCGGGAATGTGGCTCCTCAAGGACAAGCcaacctgtttgtgtttggcatCCAGAACG ACTCGCCACAGCTGCTCAATTCCTCCGGATCCACCCTACCTGCTCAGAGCCAGTCCCAGAACTCCAGTCACATGCAGCCTCTCTTGGATCAGCCAATGGCCCAGGCTGCCTCTCCAATGCAAGCCCCCATGCACAGCAGCCTACAGAACACTCTTCAGGCACAGATGCAGTCCAGCTTAGAGAACGCCATGCAGACCAGCCTACAAAACGcgatgcagacaaacacacaaaatgccCTGCAGTCTAGTTTACAGGCAAACATAGAAACAAGCTTGCCAACTCCAATGCAGACCAATCTACAGATGGAGATACAGAGCAGCTTACAGAATCAATTGCAGGCATCATTATCTGTATCATCTAACATGGATAAAATCGAGGACCTACTGGAAAGCCTACAGAAGTAG
- the nfat5a gene encoding nuclear factor of activated T-cells 5a isoform X1 produces MPSDFISLLSSDLDLNSPKSLYSKESVYDLLPKELQLQPSSTQTEPPTMSQKSGGEPGPPPTAALASDASSSTSNPSASSSLAMGVPSTGPSTSTSDHLKVPQHLQSTGGEGAGASEMQGVGGAVSGPNRGGSGPNTASGDIGSGVSGLGVQQPQNTPSKRRPVLSISPPPEDLFDDSQMSCQEEPTVSGPTGPDSEHSSSMWADDSVSNFSLISSVSYNDNTEVPRKSRKRTPRQRPGPKPAPPEDSMDVFDADSAKAPHFVLSQLGTDKTSAIGSSLESGTAVKGGSLSTQFPQRSDGKELKILVQPETQHRARYLTEGSRGSVKDRTQQGFPTVKLEGVNDPVVLQVFVANDAGRVKPHGFYQACRVTGRNTTACKEVDIEGTIVIEIPLEPSSDMTLAVDCVGILKLRNADVEARIGVAGSKKKSTRARLAFRVSIPQPDGSTLTLQVPSSPILCTQPAGVPEILKKSLHSCSVRGGEEVFIIGKNFLKGTKVIFQENIADDNSWQAEAKIDMDLFHQNHLIVTAPPFHNQSITSPVSVGIFVMTNAGRSHEAQPFTYTPESADNSNAQTVKTEGPSLVKTCMFDGQIKSMSSEQTDCSGQHSKRQEDTPMEVSSNPPPTDVFKQSPDPLVSVQQTQLSSSPHPGGESFQSPMPLQSEDVELSQAPPVFPSLESLNTIQKQEIAPTTSFPVSGDTTIPPVTPDVPQQFLRDPQDNLPPENSNNSGGVVVVAMPQISTPSQPQPQQSQVPMFPQEGVAQLERAVRELQAGGNTTLQQVFEAAVAQQQLNSVLYSPTPSADSLQQHVQENMNSLRLGNTDNTLSTQQQLQMQQQQQMQQQQQQMQQQQMQQQQQQIQQQFQQHQQLQQQQQILGNLQHQQQQQHLQQQQQVLGNMQMQQQLILQPQDQLQQQQQQLIENIQQQQQLQQNQQQQVLNNIQLQDQQQQVLNNIQLQDQQQQVLNNIQLQDQQQQNQILTNLQQHQLQQQQQQLQQQQQQQQQQQQQNQALSNLQQQQQLQEQQVLENLQQQLQAELLQPQIHSNQQVQQPVSLLQRAGELLTIQTNFPTQPPSHTSPPQQLFQSPRPLAETQGSQQQVQAALLQNTLTVLTSGSLNSEQQSTGSALYLSPNPPQQQQQPQLAFISSMKTSTSQPQSVTMFQNQPQAQLSQMQQQSTPMEEQQSAQQNQQQLPMGQQGSLFQSISNHSQANPVPQNQLSQPQQTGLLLCTTDLNPQAIPPTILFSTQTQGPSPIGSISVGIPQPDPAEPMSFQDQSSSGNNSTSNENQQQSLFQEQQPMQVGPSSSSVPSNQPVELFLPQTSLSGLQSTISSQELNNQAPAPGTTIFVVQGGVGVVASPGQQPPEQLFQTTVGGNVAPQGQANLFVFGIQNDSPQLLNSSGSTLPAQSQSQNSSHMQPLLDQPMAQAASPMQAPMHSSLQNTLQAQMQSSLENAMQTSLQNAMQTNTQNALQSSLQANIETSLPTPMQTNLQMEIQSSLQNQLQASLSVSSNMDKIEDLLESLQK; encoded by the exons ATGCCAGCTCTTCCACCTCCAACccttctgcctcttcctccctgGCCATGGGAGTGCCATCCACTGGCCCCTCTACCTCAACCTCAGACCATCTCAAGGTTCCACAGCATCTCCAGTCcactggaggagaaggagctggagcTTCAGAGATGCAAGGTGTGGGGGGTGCTGTATCTGGCCCCAACAGAGGCGGCAGTGGGCCAAACACTGCTTCAGGAGACATAGGGTCAGGAGTGTCAGGGCTAGGAGTCCAGCAGCCTCAGAACACCCCATCAAAACGGAGACCTGTTTTGAGCATATCCCCACCACCTGAGGACCTATTTGACGACAGCCAGATGTCTTGTCAAGAGGAGCCTACTGTATCTGGTCCAACGGGTCCAGACTCAGAACATAGCAGCAGCATGTGGGCTGATGACTCAGTCTCCAACTTCAGCTTGATCAGCTCTGTCTCCTACAATGACAACACCGAGGTACCACGCAAATCCAGAAAACGCACCCCTCGCCAGCGGCCTGGCCCAAAGCCTGCCCCTCCAGAGGACAGCATGGATGTGTTTGATGCCGACAGCGCCAAGGCCCCTCACTTTGTCCTATCCCAGCTTGGCACAGACAAGACCAGTGCAATAGGCAG CTCTCTTGAGTCAGGGACCGCAGTGAAGGGTGGGTCACTGTCCACTCAGTTCCCCCAGAGGAGTGATGGGAAGGAGTTGAagatcctggtgcagccagagaCCCAGCACAGAGCTCGTTATCTGACTGAGGGCAGCAGAGGCTCTGTCAAAGACCGGACACAGCAGGGATTCCCCACTGTCAAG TTGGAGGGTGTGAATGATCCAGTTGTGCTGCAGGTGTTTGTAGCAAATGATGCAGGCAGAGTGAAGCCTCACGGTTTCTACCAGGCTTGCAGAGTGACTGGACGCAACACCACTGCCTGCAAGGAGGTGGACATAGAGGGCACCATTGTTATTGAGATCCCTTTGGAGCCTAGCAGTGATATGACACTTGC GGTGGACTGTGTAGGAATTTTGAAGCTGCGTAATGCAGATGTGGAGGCCCGTATTGGTGTTGCAGGATCAAAGAAAAAGAGCACCCGTGCCAGGCTGGCTTTCAGGGTCAGCATCCCCCAACCTGATGGATCCACCCTCACCCTACAGGTCCCTTCATCACCAATCCTCTGCA CCCAGCCCGCAGGGGTGCCAGAGATCCTGAAGAAGAGTcttcacagctgctcagtgagaggaggagaggaagtttTTATCATTGGAAAGAACTTCCTTAAAGGAACCAAAGTTATTTTCCAGGAGAACATTGCAG ATGATAATTCCTGGCAAGCCGAGGCAAAGATTGACATGGACCTTTTCCATCAG AACCATTTGATAGTGACCGCCCCTCCGTTCCACAACCAGTCAATCACTTCTCCAGTGTCTGTGGGAATCTTTGTGATGACCAATGCTGGTAGATCGCATGAAGCCCAGCCCTTCACCTACACTCCAGAATCAG CTGATAACTCCAATGCCCAGACGGTAAAAACAGAGGGACCCTCTTTAGTCAAGACATGTATGTTTGATGGCCAGATAAAATCTATGTCATCTGAGCAAACCGACTGCTCTGGTCAGCATTCCAAACGCCAGGAGGACACACCAATGGAAGTGTCCAGCAATCCACCACCCACGGATGTCTTTAAG CAATCCCCTGACCCTCTTGTCTCAGTGCAGCAGACCCAGCTTAGCTCCAGTCCCCATCCAGGAGGGGAGTCCTTTCAGAGTCCAATGCCCCTACAGTCTGAAGATGTGGAGCTTTCCCAGGCACCCCCTGTTTTCCCCAGCCTAGAGTCTCTAAATACCATACAGAAGCAAGAAATTGCCCCCACAACCTCCTTCCCAGTGTCAGGAGACACCACAATCCCCCCTGTGACACCAGACGTCCCTCAGCAATTCCTCAGAGACCCTCAGGACAACCTGCCACCTGAGAATTCCAACAATAGTGGaggggttgttgttgttgccatgccCCAAATATCAACTCCatctcagccacagccacaacAATCACAGGTTCCCATGTTCCCCCAGGAAGGGGTGGCCCAGCTAGAGAGGGCAGTAAGGGAGCTCCAAGCCGGAGGTAACACCACACTCCAGCAGGTGTTTGAGGCGGCTGTAGCCCAGCAGCAACTAAACTCAGTGCTTTATAGCCCCACACCCTCCGCAGATTCTCTTCAACAGCATGTCCAAGAAAATATGAACAGCCTTAGATTAGGAAACACGGATAATACACTGTCTACACAGCAACAGCTACAGatgcaacagcaacagcaaatgcaacagcagcagcagcaaatgcaacagcagcaaatgcaacagcagcaacaacaaatacagcaaCAGTTTCAACAGCATCAACAACTtcagcaacaacagcaaatCCTTGGTAACCTTCAGcatcaacaacagcaacaacatctacagcagcaacagcaagtCCTTGGCAACATGCAGATGCAACAGCAACTAATATTACAGCCACAGGACCaactgcaacagcagcagcagcagctcatagAGAACattcaacagcagcaacagttgCAACAGAATCAGCAACAACAAGTCCTTAACAACATCCAACTACAAGATCAGCAACAGCAAGTCCTTAACAACATCCAACTACAAGATCAGCAACAGCAAGTCCTTAACAACATCCAACTTCAGGATCAGCAACAGCAAAATCAAATACTTACCAATTTACAACAACATCAgcttcaacagcagcagcagcagctacaacagcagcagcagcagcagcagcagcaacaacagcaaaatCAAGCATTGAGCAActtgcagcagcaacagcaactaCAAGAGCAGCAGGTCTTGGAgaatttacagcagcagcttcaggctgAGTTGCTCCAGCCACAGATCCACTCCAACCAGCAAGTACAGCAGCCAGTGTCGCTCCTTCAACGGGCTGGAGAGCTGCTCACCATTCAGACCAACTTCCCAACACAGCCTCCATCCCACACATCCCCCCCACAACAGCTCTTCCAATCACCCAGGCCCCTTGCAGAGACCCAGGGCTCCCAACAGCAGGTCCAGGCTGCCCTGCTCCAGAATACACTGACTGTCCTGACGAGTGGCAGTCTCAACTCAGAGCAGCAGTCGACTGGGTCAGCTCTTTACCTGTCCCCAAACCCTcctcaacaacagcaacaaccgCAGCTGGCATTCATCTCGTCCATGAAAACGTCTACAAGCCAGCCCCAGTCTGTTACAATGTTTCAGAACCAACCCCAAGCTCAACTGTCCCAAATGCAGCAACAGAGCACCCCCATGGAGGAGCAGCAGTCTGCACAGCAGAACCAACAACAGCTACCAATGGGCCAGCAGGGTTCCTTGTTCCAAAGTATTTCAAACCACTCACAGGCTAACCCTGTCCCACAGAACCAACTTTCCCAACCCCAGCAGACGGGTCTGCTCCTCTGCACGACAGATCTTAACCCGCAGGCTATTCCCCCAACTATTCTCTTCAGCACCCAGACCCAAGGCCCTTCCCCTATTGGGAGCATTAGTGTTGGAATCCCTCAGCCAGACCCAGCTGAGCCCATGTCATTCCAAGACCAGAGCTCTTCAGGCAACAACTCAACATCCAATGAGAACCAACAGCAAAGCTTATTCCAGGAGCAGCAGCCAATGCAAGTAGGCCCAAGCTCCAGCAGCGTCCCAAGCAATCAACCTGTAGAGCTGTTTCTACCGCAGACATCTCTGTCTGGCCTGCAGAGCACTATAAGCTCACAGGAGCTAAACAACCAGGCTCCAGCCCCTGGCACAACCATCTTTGTTGTTCAAGGTGGTGTGGGCGTTGTAGCCAGCCCTGGACAGCAGCCACCAGAGCAGCTTTTCCAGACAACTGTGGGCGGGAATGTGGCTCCTCAAGGACAAGCcaacctgtttgtgtttggcatCCAGAACG ACTCGCCACAGCTGCTCAATTCCTCCGGATCCACCCTACCTGCTCAGAGCCAGTCCCAGAACTCCAGTCACATGCAGCCTCTCTTGGATCAGCCAATGGCCCAGGCTGCCTCTCCAATGCAAGCCCCCATGCACAGCAGCCTACAGAACACTCTTCAGGCACAGATGCAGTCCAGCTTAGAGAACGCCATGCAGACCAGCCTACAAAACGcgatgcagacaaacacacaaaatgccCTGCAGTCTAGTTTACAGGCAAACATAGAAACAAGCTTGCCAACTCCAATGCAGACCAATCTACAGATGGAGATACAGAGCAGCTTACAGAATCAATTGCAGGCATCATTATCTGTATCATCTAACATGGATAAAATCGAGGACCTACTGGAAAGCCTACAGAAGTAG